A window of the Nymphaea colorata isolate Beijing-Zhang1983 unplaced genomic scaffold, ASM883128v2 scaffold0153, whole genome shotgun sequence genome harbors these coding sequences:
- the LOC126409388 gene encoding photosystem I P700 chlorophyll a apoprotein A2: MALRFPRFSQGLAQDPTTRRIWFGIATAHDFESHDDITEERLYQNIFASHFGQLAIIFLWTSGNLFHVAWQGNFESWVQDPLHVRPIAHTIWDPHFGQPAVEAFTRGGALGPVNIAYSGVYQWWYTIGLRTNEDLYTGALFLLFISAISLVAGWLHLQPKWKPSVSWFKNAESRLNHHLSGLFGVSSLAWAGHLVHVAIPGSRGEYVRWNNFLDVLPYPQGLGPLFTGQWNLYAQNPDSSSHLFGTSQGAGTAILTLLGGFHPQTQSLWLTDIAHHHLAIAFIFLVAGHMYRTNFGIGHSIKDLLEAHIPPGGRLGRGHKGLYDTINNSIHFQLGLALASLGVITSLVAQHMYSLPAYAFIAQDFTTQAALYTHHQYIAGFIMTGAFAHGAIFFIRDYNPQQNEDNVLARMLDHKEAIISHLSWASLFLGFHTLGLYVHNDVMLAFGTPEKQILIEPIFAQWIQSAHGKTSYGFDVLLSSTNGPAFNAGQSLWLPGWLNAINENRNSLFLTIGPGDFLVHHAIALGLHTTTLILVKGALDARGSKLMPDKKDFGYSFPCDGPGRGGTCDISAWDAFYLAVFWMLNTIGWVTFYWHWKHITLWQGNVSQFNESSTYLMGWLRDYLWLNSSQLINGYNPFGMNSLSVWAWMFLFGHLVWATGFMFLISWRGYWQELIETLAWAHERTPLANLIRWRDKPVALSIVQARLVGLAHFSVGYIFTYAAFLIASTSGKFG, from the coding sequence ATGGCATTAAGATTTCCAAGGTTTAGCCAAGGCTTAGCTCAGGACCCCACTACTCGTCGTATTTGGTTTGGTATTGCTACCGCACATGACTTCGAGAGTCATGATGATATCACCGAGGAACGTCTTTATCAGAATATTTTTGCTTCTCACTTCGGGCAGTTAGCAATAATCTTTCTGTGGACTTCCGGCAATCTGTTTCATGTGGCTTGGCAAGGAAATTTTGAGTCATGGGTACAGGACCCCTTACATGTAAGACCCATTGCTCATACTATTTGGGATCCTCATTTTGGTCAACCGGCTGTAGAAGCTTTTACTCGAGGGGGTGCTCTTGGCCCAGTGAATATTGCTTATTCCGGTGTTTATCAATGGTGGTATACAATCGGCTTGCGCACCAACGAAGATCTTTATACTGGAgctctttttctattatttatttCTGCCATATCTTTAGTAGCGGGTTGGTTACATCTACAACCCAAATGGAAGCCAAGCGTTTCGTGGTTCAAAAATGCCGAATCTCGTCtcaatcatcatttgtcaggGCTCTTCGGAGTAAGCTCCTTGGCTTGGGCAGGACATTTAGTTCATGTTGCTATTCCCGGGTCAAGGGGTGAATATGTCAGATGGAATAATTTCTTAGATGTATTACCATATCCCCAAGGATTGGGGCCACTTTTTACAGGTCAGTGGAATCTTTATGCCCAAAACCCCGATTCCAGTAGTCATTTATTCGGTACCTCCCAAGGAGCGGGAACTGCCATTCTAACCCTTCTCGGGGGATTCCATCCGCAAACTCAAAGTTTATGGCTGACCGATATTGCCCATCATCATTTAGCTATTGCATTCATTTTTCTCGTTGCTGGTCATATGTATAGAACTAACTTCGGGATTGGGCACAGTATAAAAGATCTTCTAGAGGCGCATATTCCTCCGGGGGGTCGATTGGGGCGCGGGCATAAAGGCCTTTATGACACAATCAATAATTCGATTCATTTTCAATTAGGTCTTGCTCTAGCCTCTTTGGGGGTTATTACTTCCTTGGTAGCTCAACACATGTACTCTTTACCTGCTTATGCATTTATAGCACAAGACTTTACTACTCAAGCTGCGTTATATACTCATCACCAATACATCGCAGGGTTCATCATGACAGGAGCCTTTGCTCATGGAGCTATATTCTTCATTAGGGATTACAACCCGCAGCAGAATGAGGATAATGTATTGGCAAGAATGTTAGACCATAAAGAAGCTATCATATCTCATTTAAGTTGGGCTAGCTTGTTCCTGGGGTTCCATACCTTGGGACTCTATGTTCATAATGACGTCATGCTTGCTTTTGGTACTCCAGAAAAACAAATCTTGATCGAACCCATATTTGCCCAATGGATACAGTCCGCTCATGGTAAGACTTCATATGGGTTTGATGTACTCTTATCTTCAACGAATGGCCCAGCATTTAATGCAGGTCAAAGCTTATGGTTACCTGGATGGTTGAATGCTATTAATGAAAATCGTAATTCACTATTCTTAACAATAGGGCCGGGGGACTTCTTGGTACATCATGCTATTGCTCTAGGTTTGCATACAACTACATTGATCTTAGTAAAAGGTGCTTTAGATGCACGTGGTTCCAAGTTAATGCCAGATAAAAAGGATTTCGGGTATAGTTTCCCCTGCGATGGTCCAGGACGAGGTGGTACTTGTGATATTTCGGCTTGGGATGCATTTTATTTGGCAGTTTTCTGGATGTTAAATACCATTGGATGGGTTACCTTCTATTGGCATTGGAAGCATATCACATTATGGCAGGGTAATGTTTCGCAATTTAATGAATCTTCCACTTATTTGATGGGATGGTTAAGAGATTATCTATGGTTAAACTCTTCACAACTTATCAACGGATATAATCCTTTTGGTATGAATAGTTTATCCGTCTGGGCGTGGATGTTCTTATTTGGGCATCTTGTTTGGGCTACTGGATTCATGTTCTTAATTTCCTGGCGTGGATATTGGCAGGAATTGATTGAAACTTTAGCATGGGCTCATGAACGCACACCTTTGGCTAATTTGATTCGCTGGAGGGATAAACCGGTGGCTCTTTCCATTGTACAAGCAAGACTGGTTGGCTTAGCTCACTTTTCTGTAGGTTATATATTTACCTACGCAGCTTTCTTGATTGCTTCTACATCAGGCAAATTTGGTtaa